In Mercurialis annua linkage group LG6, ddMerAnnu1.2, whole genome shotgun sequence, the following are encoded in one genomic region:
- the LOC126685681 gene encoding protein TIFY 4B-like — MQPAGHTDSMRWSSTTTTTTLDKPLHQLTERDISELTREDCRRYLKQKGMRRPSWNKSQAIQQVISLKALLETTSDSALNAVRYRMENNGGDTLISHSQSPDETVPYCQHDPSIQTRGAENDCRSQMTIFYSGKINVFDDVPNKKARTIMQLAAHPLSTSLETASDAAPALWPPP, encoded by the exons ATGCAACCGGCGGGACACACAGATTCCATGCGGTGGTCgtcaacaacaacaacaaccacACTAGACAAACCTCTCCACCAGCTCACTGAACGCGACATTTCTGAGCTCACTCGCGAAGATTGCCGCCGTTACCTCAAACAAAAAG GCATGAGACGACCTTCATGGAATAAATCTCAGGCCATACAGCAAGTCATCTCTCTCAAAGCTCTCCTCGAAACGACGTCGGATTCGGCCCTCAACGCCGTTCGATATCGCATG GAAAATAACGGTGGCGATACTCTCATCTCCCACTCCCAGTCACCTGATGAAACGGTGCCGTATTGCCAGCATGATCCATCTATACA GACTAGAGGTGCAGAAAATGATTGCAGAAGCCAGATGACTATTTTCTACTCTGGAAAGATTAATGTATTTGATGATGTACCAAATAAGAAG GCAAGAACGATAATGCAGCTTGCAGCACACCCACTTTCTACATCTCTTGAAACTGCATCCGATGCAGCTCCAGCATTATGGCCACCTCCATAA